The Urocitellus parryii isolate mUroPar1 chromosome 6, mUroPar1.hap1, whole genome shotgun sequence genome includes a window with the following:
- the Aen gene encoding apoptosis-enhancing nuclease isoform X1, with the protein MVPEEAPESAQCPCLSLTYPSARDVVRRRHKRRSRQHQRFMARKALLQEQGLLTMPPEQGSSLLPAPLEVPSGAEAAGSGRQHPRAEFGSGGPYSKRLTSREASGPLPSKCVAIDCEMVGTGPRGRVSELARCSVVSYHGDVLYDKYIRPEMPIVDYRTRWSGITRQHMRKAIPFQVAQKEILKLLKGKVVVGHALHNDFQALKYVHPRSQTRDTTYVPNLLIQPDLHTRARVSLKDLALQLLHKKIQVMLHEAWVSHLHRLPSCFYNLSQCHYDSHILPDLFQVGQHGHSSVEDATTAMELYRLVEAQWEQQAASSFWAHPEDREPDSSTDMEQYMEDQYWPDDLAQDTTGGTGGVQDGRE; encoded by the exons ATGGTACCTGAGGAAGCCCCTGAGTCTGCTCAGTGCCCATGCTTGTCCCTTACCTACCCCAGTGCCAGGGATGTGGTTCGAAGAAGGCACAAGAGGAGGAGCCGACAGCACCAACGCTTCATGGCCCGGAAGGCCTTGCTACAGGAGCAGGGGCTGCTGACCATGCCACCGGAACAAGGCTCCTCCCTGCTGCCCGCCCCTTTGGAGGTGCCGTCAGGTGCTGAAGCTGCTGGCAGTGGGAGGCAGCATCCCAGGGCTGAATTTGGCAGTGGTGGCCCATATAGCAAAAGGCTCACCTCCAGGGAAGCTTCAGGGCCCTTGCCCAGCAAGTGTGTAGCTATTGACTGTGAGATGGTGGGCACAGGACCTCGAGGGCGGGTGAGTGAGCTTGCCCGCTGCTCTGTGGTGAGTTACCATGGTGACGTCCTCTATGACAAGTACATTCGGCCTGAGATGCCCATCGTTGACTACCGCACTCGCTGGAGCGGCATCACTCGGCAGCACATGCGCAAGGCCATCCCCTTCCAGGTGGCCCAGAAAGAG ATCCTTAAGCTCCTGAAGGGCAAGGTGGTAGTGGGCCACGCGCTGCACAATGACTTCCAGGCCCTCAAGTACGTCCACCCTCGGAGCCAGACCCGTGATACCACTTATGTCCCAAACCTGCTCATTCAGCCTGACCTCCACACCCGAGCCAGAGTCTCTCTTAAGGACCTGGCCCTGCAGTTGCTGCATAAGAAGATCCAG GTCATGTTGCATGAAGCATGGGTCTCCCACTTACACAGGCTGCCCTCGTGTTTCTACAACCTTTCCCAGTGTCACTATGATAGCCACATTCTTCCAGATCTCTTCCAG GTGGGCCAGCATGGGCACTCATCCGTGGAAGATGCCACAACAGCCATGGAGCTGTACCGGCTGGTGGAGGCGCAGTGGGAACAGCAGGCGGCCAGTAGCTTCTGGGCCCATCCTGAGGACAGAGAGCCTGATAGCAGCACTGACATGGAGCAGTATATGGAGGACCAATACTGGCCTGATGACCTGGCCCA
- the Aen gene encoding apoptosis-enhancing nuclease isoform X2, translated as MVPEEAPESAQCPCLSLTYPSARDVVRRRHKRRSRQHQRFMARKALLQEQGLLTMPPEQGSSLLPAPLEVPSGAEAAGSGRQHPRAEFGSGGPYSKRLTSREASGPLPSKCVAIDCEMVGTGPRGRVSELARCSVVSYHGDVLYDKYIRPEMPIVDYRTRWSGITRQHMRKAIPFQVAQKEILKLLKGKVVVGHALHNDFQALKYVHPRSQTRDTTYVPNLLIQPDLHTRARVSLKDLALQLLHKKIQVGQHGHSSVEDATTAMELYRLVEAQWEQQAASSFWAHPEDREPDSSTDMEQYMEDQYWPDDLAQDTTGGTGGVQDGRE; from the exons ATGGTACCTGAGGAAGCCCCTGAGTCTGCTCAGTGCCCATGCTTGTCCCTTACCTACCCCAGTGCCAGGGATGTGGTTCGAAGAAGGCACAAGAGGAGGAGCCGACAGCACCAACGCTTCATGGCCCGGAAGGCCTTGCTACAGGAGCAGGGGCTGCTGACCATGCCACCGGAACAAGGCTCCTCCCTGCTGCCCGCCCCTTTGGAGGTGCCGTCAGGTGCTGAAGCTGCTGGCAGTGGGAGGCAGCATCCCAGGGCTGAATTTGGCAGTGGTGGCCCATATAGCAAAAGGCTCACCTCCAGGGAAGCTTCAGGGCCCTTGCCCAGCAAGTGTGTAGCTATTGACTGTGAGATGGTGGGCACAGGACCTCGAGGGCGGGTGAGTGAGCTTGCCCGCTGCTCTGTGGTGAGTTACCATGGTGACGTCCTCTATGACAAGTACATTCGGCCTGAGATGCCCATCGTTGACTACCGCACTCGCTGGAGCGGCATCACTCGGCAGCACATGCGCAAGGCCATCCCCTTCCAGGTGGCCCAGAAAGAG ATCCTTAAGCTCCTGAAGGGCAAGGTGGTAGTGGGCCACGCGCTGCACAATGACTTCCAGGCCCTCAAGTACGTCCACCCTCGGAGCCAGACCCGTGATACCACTTATGTCCCAAACCTGCTCATTCAGCCTGACCTCCACACCCGAGCCAGAGTCTCTCTTAAGGACCTGGCCCTGCAGTTGCTGCATAAGAAGATCCAG GTGGGCCAGCATGGGCACTCATCCGTGGAAGATGCCACAACAGCCATGGAGCTGTACCGGCTGGTGGAGGCGCAGTGGGAACAGCAGGCGGCCAGTAGCTTCTGGGCCCATCCTGAGGACAGAGAGCCTGATAGCAGCACTGACATGGAGCAGTATATGGAGGACCAATACTGGCCTGATGACCTGGCCCA